The following proteins are co-located in the Xiphophorus hellerii strain 12219 chromosome 2, Xiphophorus_hellerii-4.1, whole genome shotgun sequence genome:
- the aqp9a gene encoding aquaporin-9a yields MTKSEKLPDESLWSGSRDDCCSSRSIVCAEWLELRLQRWRSDSVALQMFQNADTFNNQLKVQHDRNMRQHCALKHGIFKEFLAEFLGTFVLVLFGCGSVAQTVLSRNTLGEPLTVHIGFSVGLMMAVYVAGGVSGGHVNPAVSLAMVILGKLKIWKFPFYVIAQFLGAFAGAAAVFGLYYDAFMDFTSGILSVTGINATGHIFASYPARHLSVLGGFIDQVVGTGMLVLCILAIIDGGNIGAPKGVEPLAIGLIIMAIGVSMGLNCGYPLNPARDLGPRLFTAVAGWGMEVFSTGGYWWWIPVAGPMVGGVVAAVLYFLLIELHHPHDEDEKAHEVEEEEEEEEEDDDDSSLKDKYEMIAMS; encoded by the exons atgacaaaaagtgaaaagctCCCTGATGAGAGCCTGTGGTCAGGAAGCAGAGATGATTGTTGTTCCAGTAGATCAATAGTTTGTGCTGAATGGCTGGAGCTCAGACTCCAGAGGTGGAGATCTGACTCTGTTGCGCTCCAGATGTTTCAAAACGCCGACACTTTTAACAACCAGCTGAAAGTGCAACACGACAGAAACATGAGGCAACACTGCGCGCTCAAACACGGAATATTCAAGGAGTTCCTGGCTGAATTCCTGGGAACGTTCGTCTTGGTA CTGTTTGGCTGCGGCTCAGTTGCTCAGACGGTCCTGAGTCGAAACACGCTGGGCGAGCCGCTCACCGTCCACATCGGCTTCTCCGTGGGCCTCATGATGGCCGTGTACGTGGCTGGAGGGGTGTCAG GAGGCCATGTGAACCCCGCCGTGTCTCTGGCCATGGTGATTCTGGGGAAACTAAAGATCTGGAAGTTTCCCTTCTACGTCATCGCTCAGTTTCTTGGTGCTTTTGCAGGAGCTGCAGCCGTCTTTGGATTATATTATG ACGCTTTCATGGACTTCACCAGCGGTATTCTGTCGGTGACAGGAATCAATGCGACAGGTCACATTTTTGCCTCCTACCCTGCCAGACACCTGTCAGTCCTCGGCGGCTTCATCGATCAG gtggTGGGGACAGGTATGCTGGTTCTCTGTATTTTGGCGATCATTGACGGTGGGAACATTGGCGCCCCTAAAGGCGTGGAGCCCCTGGCCATCGGTCTGATCATCATGGCCATCGGCGTCTCCATGGGACTCAACTGTGGCTACCCTCTGAACCCCGCCAGAGACCTGGGACCCCGGCTGTTCACGGCGGTGGCCGGGTGGGGGATGGAGGTCTTCAG CACTGGAGGCTACTGGTGGTGGATCCCAGTGGCGGGGCCCATGGTGGGAGGCGTGGTGGCGGCCGTCCTCTACTTCCTGCTCATCGAGCTGCACCACCCCCATGACGAGGACGAGAAGGCCCACgaggtggaggaagaggaggaggaagaagaggaggacgaCGATGACAGCAGTCTTAAGGACAAATACGAGATGATCGCCATGAGCTAA